A single window of Nicotiana tomentosiformis chromosome 1, ASM39032v3, whole genome shotgun sequence DNA harbors:
- the LOC138905168 gene encoding uncharacterized protein — MGGEYEPLKTYFPEEEVLFVGEDITKTYDSWRVFFDGAANFKGVGIGAVLVLEMGQHYPVSTKLRFSYTNNMTEYEACILGLKLAIDMNVQELLIIGDSNLLVHQVLEEWVIKNTEILPYLYYVQELMKRFTKIEFKHVPRIHNDFADALATLSSIIQHPDKNFIDPIPVGIHNQPAYCAHVEEETHGNSRFHDIKEYLAK; from the coding sequence ATGggcggagaatacgaaccactgaaaacgtattttcccgagGAAGAGGTAttattcgtaggagaagatatcaccaaaacctatgACAGTTGGAGAGtgtttttcgatggagctgcaaacttcaaaggagtaggtattggTGCAGTTTTGGTATTAGAGATGggtcaacactatccggtatccaCAAAACTTAGATTTTCGTATACCAATAATATGACAGAAtacgaggcttgcatcttggggctcaagttggccattgacatgaacgttcaggaattattgataattggaGATTCAAaccttttggtacatcaggttTTAGAAGAATGGGTTATAAAGAATACcgaaatattgccatatttgtactacgtacaagagttgatgaagaggttcacaaaaatagaattcaaacatgttccgagaatccatAACGACTTCGCAGATGcgttggccactctatcttcTATAATACAACACCCAgataagaatttcatcgatcctattccAGTAGGGAtccataatcagccagcttattgtgctcatgttgaagaagaaactcATGGGAATTCACGgtttcatgacatcaaagaatacttggcaaaatga
- the LOC138905176 gene encoding uncharacterized protein, translated as MCETFKIKHKNSTAYMPQMSGSTEAANKNIKKILRNMVDNHKQCHEKLPFSLLGYRTTIRTSMGATPYLLVYGTEAVIPVEVEIPSLKIMQEVELSDAEWIRSRYEQLALIDEKRMNAVCHCQLYQNRISRAFNKRVRHSKTIISADTSGHYLQDSGLSIPSISS; from the exons atgtgtgaaaccttcaagatcaagcataagaattccacagcatacatgccaCAAATGAGTGGATCTAcggaagccgccaataagaacatcaagaagatattaaggaataTGGTAGACAATCACAAACAATgtcacgagaagttaccattttccctacttggatatcgtaccacaATTCGCACATCAATgggggcaactccttatttgctggtctatggcactgaagccgtcattcccgtcgaagtagaaattccttctttaaaaatCATGCAAGAggttgaactcagtgatgcagaatggatacgaagtcgttatgagcaactggctctcattgacgaaaaaagaatgaacgcagtatgtcactgtcaactttaccagaacagaatctccagagctttcaacaaaagggtcag gcacagtaagacaataatatCTGCAGACACATCAGGTCACTACCTTCAAGATAGCGGATTATCTATCCCAAGCATCTCCAGCTAA